Proteins encoded in a region of the Triticum dicoccoides isolate Atlit2015 ecotype Zavitan chromosome 3A, WEW_v2.0, whole genome shotgun sequence genome:
- the LOC119271420 gene encoding uncharacterized protein LOC119271420: protein MGIAAGARHQARGGPLPAVTGHRLPWIHAASKVPNPDIVAAMEDFYREIYAIDGVHHIDFPQHYPVSCLLGCFKVVGCVRSAGRMCLNHSGMGELRWGTERLCRAGSDQALAAHFLVLI from the exons ATGGGCATCGCTGCTGGTGCACGGCACCAAGCGCGTGGGGGGCCGCTCCCGGCCGTCACCGGTCATCGGCTGCCTTGGATCCACGCCGCCTCCAAGGTGCCCAACCCCGACATCGTCGCCGCCATGGAGGACTTCTACCGGGAGATCTACGCCATCGACGGGGTCCACCACATCGACTTCCCACAGCACTACCCCGTCTCCTGCCTCCTCG GATGCTTCAAGGTGGTCGGCTGCGTCCGGTCTGCTGGGAGGATGTGCCTCAATCA TAGCGGCATGGGCGAGTTGAGGTGGGGGACAGAGAGGTTGTGTCGTGCGGGTTCTGATCAAGCTTTAGCAGCACACTTTCTAGTGTTGATCTGA